A region from the Linepithema humile isolate Giens D197 chromosome 1, Lhum_UNIL_v1.0, whole genome shotgun sequence genome encodes:
- the LOC105678789 gene encoding uncharacterized protein isoform X4 gives MSRMVILLLAAVTAVTAEELVAVVHLTPNDASTHNVKGDLKIVQSVPNGPVTISGKITGLTEGLHGFHVHEKGDLSEGCKSAGAHFNPENVTHGAPEDNVRHVGDLGNIQANSDGEATINITDTIISLSGSNSILGRAIVVHSGEDDLGKGNSTLSSTTGNAGDRWACGVIGIQSPTEGWNSGSFTAPNVSFLVIFFVVIVYQHLKF, from the exons GAGTTGGTGGCGGTCGTTCATCTAACGCCAAATGACGCTAGTACGCATAATGTCAAAGGTGATTTGAAGATCGTTCAGTCCGTCCCGAACGGACCTGTTACTATCAGCGGTAAGATTACCGGACTCACGGAGGGGCTTCATGGTTTCCACGTGCACGAGAAAGGAGATTTGAGTGAGGGTTGTAAATCTGCGGGAGCGCACTTCAATCCTGAAAAC GTCACTCATGGCGCACCGGAAGATAATGTTAGACACGTCGGCGATCTGGGAAATATTCAAGCCAATTCTGACGGAGAAGCCACAATAAATATCACCGACACCATCATCTCGCTGAGCGGATCCAACAGTATTCTTGGACGAGCCATAGTTGTCCATTCTGGCGAAGACGATCTTGGCAAGGGCAACAGCACTCTTTCCTCGACAACTGGAAACGCCGGAGACCGTTGGGCCTGCGGTGTCATCGGCATCCA GTCGCCGACAGAGGGTTGGAACTCCGGTTCGTTTACCGCACCAAATGTATCATTCCTCGTGATATTTTTCGTCGTTATCGTTTATCAACATCTCAAGTTCTAA